The stretch of DNA GCGACGCACTTCGACCTCAAGACGGGTCGACAAGGCGTTCACCACTGAGCTTCCGACACCGTGCAAACCACCGGATACGGCGTAGCCGCCGCCGCCGAACTTGCCACCAGCGTGCAGAACGGTGAGCACCACCTCCACAGTGGAGCGCCCCTGCGCCTTGTTCAGGTCGACCGGAATTCCACGGCCGTTGTCTTCGACGCGAATCGCGCCATCCGGCAAAATTCGAATGTCAATGTTGTCGCAATAGCCGGCCAGCGACTCGTCGACAGAGTTGTCGACGATTTCGTACACCAGGTGGTGGAGCCCGCGGGGACCGGTAGAACCGATGTACATTCCGGGTCGTTTGCGTACGGCTTCAAGTCCTTCAAGAACCTGGATTTCGTCTGCGCCGTATTCGTGTGCCGGCTCGGTCTGAGGTTCTACTGTCATCTGAAGATGGACTCCGCTCTGTCGCTCTGGCGACTCTTCAGTCTACCAAACCGGGCGGCCTTGACTGGTCATAAATGCCGTTCTAAGGCGTTTAGTTAGCCAGGTTGACCGAATTTGTTTAGCTACCCGTAGGTATCGCGTGGACCACGCCCTGGAATTGATCTGGGGCCCTTTTTCCAGGATGGGGCGTTGGGGCCTTGGAAGCGGATCGATTCGATGCCGGCATCCGGGTACCTCGTCGCAATATGCGTCATAATCTCGACCCGCATCAACCGCAGTTGAGTCGCCCAGGCCGTTGACTCGCAATGCACCGTGAGAATTCCCTCGTCGATGCCGGCCGGCCGCGAATGTTTGGCTGTTTCTTCGCCAGCCAGCTCTGTCCAGTTCTCGAGGAGCTCCGATTGCGAAAGCGACGAGTTCCAGCCGAGCTGCTGAGTGAGCGAGGCGAGGGTGTCCCCCAAACCGCGCGGATCGCGCCCCAGCCCGAACGGAACGCTGGATCCTTGCGGGTCCCTGTGACGCTTCTTTCCGGGAGAACGCCGGGCATACGGGTCGCCGAAAACATCTTTGAAGCGCAAATAGACACGGGACGCTTCGCTAGGCTCCGACACCGGTCACCGCCCCTGCTTCGACGTGGATTGTGTGTGCGGTGAGGGCTTCTGGAATGTCCTCGAGCACGGCAGCGGTGATGAGAACCTGTTCGAATCCGGCCACGGCCTCGGCCAACCGGCGCCGACGCGACTGGTCAAGCTCGGCAAAAACGTCGTCGAGAATCAACACGGGGTCTCCGGTCGCAGAGTCGCGACGCAGCAACTCAGCGGATGCGAGCTTCAGCGCCAGAGCGAACGACC from Leifsonia psychrotolerans encodes:
- a CDS encoding DciA family protein, with the translated sequence MSEPSEASRVYLRFKDVFGDPYARRSPGKKRHRDPQGSSVPFGLGRDPRGLGDTLASLTQQLGWNSSLSQSELLENWTELAGEETAKHSRPAGIDEGILTVHCESTAWATQLRLMRVEIMTHIATRYPDAGIESIRFQGPNAPSWKKGPRSIPGRGPRDTYG